AACTGGTAAGCATCACCGGCTGCGGCATCCTGCTGGACGTCAACAATCTGTACGTCAATCGGATCAACCTCGGCACCGACACCGACGCGGTCTTGGCCGCGCTGCCCGCCGGCGCGATTGGCGAAATCCACCTGGCCGGCTACAGCGAGCGCGAAGGCCTGCTGGTGGACACCCACAGCCAGGCGGTGCATGACGAGGTATGGGCCTTCTACCGAGAAGTGATCGCCCGCTTCGGACCGCGCCCGACGCTGATCGAGTGGGATCTCGACATTCCGCCGCTGGCCGCTTTGCTCGGCGAGGCGGCCAAGGCGCAAGCGCTGCTGGAGGCATGCGATGAACTGGCATGATTGGCAGCACGCGCTGCTGGAAGCCATCGCCGATCCGGCGCAGGCATCCGCCGCCGACTCGCTGGGCCTCTCGCCCGCCGGCCTGGCGGTCTATCGCAACAACTACCGCATCGGCCTGATCGATGCGCTGGCGCACAGCCATCCGGTCTGCCGAGAACTGGTGGGCGAGGACTTCTTCGCCGCCTTGGCGCGCGAATACGTGAAGACCCATGCGTCGGGAAGCGGCAATCTGCACCGCTACGGCGCGGATTTCGCCGACTTCATCGCCGGCTTCGAGCACTGCCGCGAGCTGCCCTACCTCGCCGACGTCGCCAGCCTGGAGTGGGCGATCCACTGCTGTTATTACGCAGTCGACGCCGAGCCGCTGGCCATCTCCGCGCTGGCCGGCGTCGCGCCCGAGCAATGGGAGGCGCTGGCCTTCGAGCCGCTGCCGGGCATCGCGCTGCGCCGCGCCTCCAGCCCCGCGCTCAGCATCTGGCGCGCGCACCGCGACCATGATTCTCTTGAGGGGCTGCTGGCGCGACCGCCGGAAAACGCGCTGATCCGCCGCGAGAACGGCCAGGTCCAGGCGCTGCCTCTGGACGACGCTCGCTTCGATTTCTACGCCGCGCTGTTCGCCGGCGCGCCGCTGGCCCAGGCGCTGGAGCCGGCGCAAGCGCGCGACCCCGGCTTCGACCTGCAGGCCGCGCTGCTGGGCCTGTTCCAGCCGCCGCTGTTATCCGCCATCCACATCCGACAAGGTGAAACCAAATGAATGCGATTGCCAAACCGGCGGTCTCCGCCTACCAGCTGCTGATCCGCTACTCCAACCTGCTGCAACCCCTGATCCTGCTGCTGCTGCGGCTGTGGCTGGTGGACGTCTTCTTCCGCTCCGGCCTGACCAAGATAGACGACTGGGACATCACGCTGGCGTTGTTCACCGACGAATATCACGTGCCGCTGCTGCCGCCGGCCGTAGCCGCCGCGATGGCCACCTGCGGCGAACTGGGCCTGTCCGTTTTGCTGGCGCTGGGACTGGGCGGACGCTTCGCCGCCGCCGGCCTGTTCATCCTCAACGCGGTGGCGGTGATCAGCTACCCGGCGCTGAACGAGGCCACCCGGCAGTTCCATTACTTCTGGGGCGCGCAGCTGTTGACGCTGCTGGCCTTCGGATCCGGCGCGCTGTCGCTGGACGCCTGGCTGAAGCGCTGGCTGAGCGCCCGTTGCGAGGCCTGCGGCAAAGTTAACTGAGCGGTCGCCCCGCGCGGGGCGGCAGCCGGCGCGAGACGTGGCATAATGAAGACACCCGTCTTGATGCCGATCGCACAATGAGCACACTGAAAACCCTGGTAGTACTCGCCCCGCAGCCGGACCCGCAGCACATCACCGACATCGCCCATCTGGCCGAGGCGCCGCATCTGGATCATCCGCACATCGACGTGGTGCGGATGCGCGGCGCAAACCCGGCCCACAGCCAGTCCGTGCTCGAACGCTGCCGCGGCCACGGTTACGACGCCGCCTTCGTCGACAGCGGCCGGGCTTTCGCCGACTTCCGCCTGCTGGTGTCCGACATGGACTCCACGCTGATCAATATCGAGTGCATAGACGAGATCGCCGACATCAAGGGCATCAAGCCCCAGGTGGCGGACATCACAGAGCGCGCGATGCGCGGCGAGCTGGACTTCGCCGCCGCCCTGCGCGAACGGGTGGCGCTGCTGGCGGGCCTGCCGGAGTCCGCGCTGCGCCAGGTATACGAGGAGAGGCTGAAGCTGAATCCGGGGGCCGAATCCCTGCTCGACGCCTGCAAGCGCTTCGGCATCAAAACCCTGCTGGTCTCCGGCGGCTTCACGTATTTCACCGAACGCCTCAAGGCCGACTACGGCCTGGACTACGCCTACGCCAACCAGCTGGAGATCGTGGACGGCAAGCTGACCGGCCGGTTGCAGGGCGAAGTCGTCGATGCCGAAGCGAAGAAGCGGCTGTTGGTCTCCACCCGCGACGCGCTGAAGCTGAAACCGGGCCAGGTCATGGCGGTGGGGGACGGCGCCAATGACCTGCCCATGCTGCGCGAAGCCGGCGTCGGCGTCGCCTACCATGCCAAACCGCGCGTCAGCGCCGAGGCCGACATCGCCATCGAACATGGCGGCCTGGACGCCATCCTGCGCCTGTTCCACTGAGCGAAAACCATGGCCGAGACCCGATCACCAGAGCTGTTGCAACTGGACACCGTCAGTTTCGATGCCGAGCTGCCCTTCCAGGCGCAGCCGCTGGCAGGCGACTACCCGCCGCGGCTGCAACGCGAAACCCGTTTGGCCCTGCGGGTGCTGGCGGCGCCTGGCGAAACGCCGGAAGACAGCAACCCGGTTTTGCTGAGATTGGAGGCCAAGCTGGATTTGGCGCTGGAGGTGTCGCTGCTGGAGCGCCATCCGGAACGGCCGCCTTGCTCCCCGTGCCGGCTGGGGCTGAACGCCGTGGCATGGCAAGACGACATGGCCTGGCAGCCAGGCCAGCCGCTGCTGCTGTCTCTGTATCCGAATCCGGACTCGGCGCTCAGCCTGTGCCTGCATGGACGGGTGATCGAATGCCATGCTCGGCAAGGACAGCCCAATCTGCTGAGCGCGGACATCCACGGCAGCTTCGATCTGGACACGCACCTGATGTGGGAAAAATGGGTGTTCCGGCGCCATCGCCGGGCGATACTGGAACGCTGACGCGCGCGCCCGCCGGCTAGCCGCCGGTCATCGACATGAAGCGGACCAGCTTCTGCGGCTGCTCGCGGAACTCATGCCGCTCCGGCTTCAACTCTATCGCCGCGCGCAGCGCCGCCTCCAGGCCGGCGTCGTCGATGCCGGCTCGCAGCAGCGGCCGCAGCTCCAGCTTCTCCTCCTGTCCCAGGCACATGTACAGCGTGCCGTCCACCGACAACCGCACCCGATTGCAGCTGGCGCAGAAGTGCTGCGAGATCGGCGTGATCATGCCCAGCGAGAAGCGGCCGTCGCGGCTGCTCCAGTAGCGGGCGGGTCCGCCGCCCAGCGTCTTGGCCTGCTCGACCAGATCGAACTGCTCGCACAGCCGCCGCAGCACCGGCTGCAGGTCCAGATAATGCGCGGCGCGGCCAGTGTCGCCCATCGGCATCGCCTCGATCAGGCGCAGAATGAAGCCATGCGCGATGCAGAAAGCGGTCATGGACTCGATATCCTGCTCGTTGACGCCGCGCATCGCCACCATATTGATCTTGATCGGCGCAAAGCCTGCGTCCTTGGCCGCCATCAGGCCTTCCAGCACCTTGGGCAGGCTGTCGCTGCCGGTGATGTCCTCCACGCAGTCGCGCCGCAGCGAATCCAGGCTCAAGTTGAGGCGCCGCACCCCCGCGGCGCGGAGCGCCTCCGCGTGCCGGCGCAGTTGGGTGCCGTTGGTGGTCAGCGACAAATCCTCCAGGCCGGGCAATGCCGCCAGCCTGGCGGCCAACTGCGGCAGATTGCGGCGCAGCAACGGCTCGCCGCCGGTCAGCCGCACCCGGCGAGTGCCCAGCCGAGCGAACATCGCCACCACGCGCTCGATTTCATCGAAGGTAAGCCAGTTGTCCGGCTCCTCGAAATGCTTGAAGCCCTTGGGCAGGCAGTAGCTGCAGCGCAGGTCGCAGCGGTCGGTGACGGACAGGCGCAGGTACTCGATGGCCCGGCCAAAACGATCAATCAGCATCCAACCTCCGCTACGCGCTGTCCATGTGTCTTTTAGTCGAATCCGCGCGGGCAATCTGACATCGTCCGTCGGGGCATTCGTCTCTCCATCTGCATTGTACTGCACCGTCCATGTTCCGACCGGATTGGCTGATCGATAGCCGCTGGAATCCAAACCAGCAGCCGCTCTCGCCTGCTGGTGTCAACCGCCTCTCCCATCTCTGGCGGCCCATCGCAACGCCGCCTCATCCGATTCAATTGCAAGCACTAGCTATTTCGATTCGCCGCCAATGCCGAAACATGACAAAAAGATGGAATTGACACACGCAACGTTACAAAAACGCTCAACCCGTCACATGAGGCGATCCCTATACTGGCCTTCCAATTATTCCGATTGGATATCCGGATGCCACCATCCGGACCGGAGCCGCAGCACAGAACCGCAGCCCGGAATCTACATATGGAGCAAACAATATGGCATTCAAGATGAAAATGCTGGCGGCCGCCCTGGCCGCCACCGCGGCTTCCGGTTCGATGGCCGCAAGCCCCCAGGATCTGGGTAAAGTGGAACAGGCCGCCCCGGCGCAAAAGCTGACGGTCACCATCGCGCTCAGCCTGCGCGACCGCGATGCCGCCGCGCGCTATCTGCAGGAAGCGCATACCCCATCCAGCCCCAATTACCATAAATTCCTGACGCCGTCGGAATTCCGCGCCCGCTTCGCGCCCAGCGAGGCCAGCATCGCCAAGGTAGCAGCCCGCATGCAGGTGGCCGGCCTCAGCGTGAAGCGCATCGGCAGCACGCTGCTGCAAGTCAGCGGGCCCGCCGCCACCGTGCAAAAAGCCTTCGGAGCCGAAGTGCATGTATTCCAGAACAAATCCGTTATCCAAGGTTCCGCGGCTCGCTACACCGCGCCCGTCCGCGCCTCG
This genomic window from Chromobacterium phragmitis contains:
- a CDS encoding HvfC/BufC N-terminal domain-containing protein; its protein translation is MNWHDWQHALLEAIADPAQASAADSLGLSPAGLAVYRNNYRIGLIDALAHSHPVCRELVGEDFFAALAREYVKTHASGSGNLHRYGADFADFIAGFEHCRELPYLADVASLEWAIHCCYYAVDAEPLAISALAGVAPEQWEALAFEPLPGIALRRASSPALSIWRAHRDHDSLEGLLARPPENALIRRENGQVQALPLDDARFDFYAALFAGAPLAQALEPAQARDPGFDLQAALLGLFQPPLLSAIHIRQGETK
- a CDS encoding DoxX family protein encodes the protein MNAIAKPAVSAYQLLIRYSNLLQPLILLLLRLWLVDVFFRSGLTKIDDWDITLALFTDEYHVPLLPPAVAAAMATCGELGLSVLLALGLGGRFAAAGLFILNAVAVISYPALNEATRQFHYFWGAQLLTLLAFGSGALSLDAWLKRWLSARCEACGKVN
- the serB gene encoding phosphoserine phosphatase SerB — its product is MSTLKTLVVLAPQPDPQHITDIAHLAEAPHLDHPHIDVVRMRGANPAHSQSVLERCRGHGYDAAFVDSGRAFADFRLLVSDMDSTLINIECIDEIADIKGIKPQVADITERAMRGELDFAAALRERVALLAGLPESALRQVYEERLKLNPGAESLLDACKRFGIKTLLVSGGFTYFTERLKADYGLDYAYANQLEIVDGKLTGRLQGEVVDAEAKKRLLVSTRDALKLKPGQVMAVGDGANDLPMLREAGVGVAYHAKPRVSAEADIAIEHGGLDAILRLFH
- the moaA gene encoding GTP 3',8-cyclase MoaA, which encodes MLIDRFGRAIEYLRLSVTDRCDLRCSYCLPKGFKHFEEPDNWLTFDEIERVVAMFARLGTRRVRLTGGEPLLRRNLPQLAARLAALPGLEDLSLTTNGTQLRRHAEALRAAGVRRLNLSLDSLRRDCVEDITGSDSLPKVLEGLMAAKDAGFAPIKINMVAMRGVNEQDIESMTAFCIAHGFILRLIEAMPMGDTGRAAHYLDLQPVLRRLCEQFDLVEQAKTLGGGPARYWSSRDGRFSLGMITPISQHFCASCNRVRLSVDGTLYMCLGQEEKLELRPLLRAGIDDAGLEAALRAAIELKPERHEFREQPQKLVRFMSMTGG